The Vicia villosa cultivar HV-30 ecotype Madison, WI linkage group LG1, Vvil1.0, whole genome shotgun sequence genome includes a region encoding these proteins:
- the LOC131626746 gene encoding F-box protein CPR1-like — protein sequence MAELPSEVITEILSRVPAKPLLRLRTICKWWRSLIDSTDFVFFHLTKSRHSIIILRQNSRLFELDLNSMDRVKELDHPLMCYSNRIKVLGSCNGLLCICNIADDIAFWNPSIRKHRIIPSEPLIRKETKENHAITTLLAARVYGFGYDSFSGEYKLVSISYFVDLHNRSFDSHVKIYTMRTDVWKTLTSMPYALCCARTMGVYLSGALHWVVTRDLEPESLDLIVAFDLRFEVFREVKLPGSVDGKLDMDVAVLRGMLCMVENRGKDGFDVWVMREYGLGESWCKLFSVEQPRDVKLIKSLKPLGYSKNGDKVLFEQDSKKLCWYNLASKDLSWVRISGMPNNIEGTVCMGSLVPPILLRRNVQSKKPKSVDEKNKKKRDDFLSKGFKLTL from the exons ATGGCAGAACTTCCGTCGGAAGTAATCACCGAAATCCTCTCCCGCGTTCCGGCCAAACCTCTCCTCCGTCTCCGCACCATCTGCAAGTGGTGGCGCTCCCTCATCGACAGCACCGACTTCGTTTTCTTCCACCTAACCAAATCTCGACACTCCATCATCATTCTCCGGCAAAACTCTCGTCTCTTCGAACTCGATTTGAACTCCATGGATAGAGTCAAGGAACTCGATCATCCTCTCATGTGTTACAGTAACCGCATCAAGGTTTTAGGTTCCTGTAACGGCCTTCTCTGCATCTGCAACATCGCCGACGATATCGCTTTCTGGAATCCGTCAATCCGTAAGCATCGGATTATTCCATCGGAGCCGCTCATCCGTAAGGAAACCAAGGAAAACCACGCGATAACGACTTTACTGGCTGCTCGTGTTTACGGATTCGGTTACGATTCGTTTTCCGGCGAGTATAAATTGGTTAGCATTTCGTATTTTGTTGATCTTCATAATCGTAGCTTCGATTCGCATGTTAAGATTTATACTATGAGAACTGATGTTTGGAAAACCCTAACGAGTATGCCTTATGCTCTATGCTGTGCTAGAACCATGGGGGTTTATCTTTCCGGTGCGTTGCATTGGGTTGTAACTCGAGATCTTGAACCGGAGTCGCTCGATTTGATCGTGGCTTTTGATCTAAGGTTTGAGGTTTTTCGGGAAGTGAAGCTTCCAGGAAGTGTGGATGGGAAATTGGATATGGATGTGGCGGTGTTGAGAGGGATGCTTTGTATGGTTGAGAATAGAGGGAAAGATGGTTTTGATGTTTGGGTTATGAGAGAGTATGGATTAGGTGAATCGTGGTGTAAATTGTTTTCGGTGGAACAACCGCGTGATGTTAAGTTGATAAAATCGTTGAAGCCTTTGGGTTATTCGAAAAATGGGGATAAGGTTCTGTTTGAGCAAGATAGTAAGAAGCTATGTTGGTATAATCTTGCTAGTAAGGATTTGAGTTGGGTTAGAATTTCAGGAATGCCTAATAACATTGAAGGAACGGTTTGTATGGGAAGCCTTGTCCCACCTATTTTGCTGAGACGAAATGTTCAAAGCAAAAAACCGAAATCTGTGGACGAAAAGAATAAGAAGAAAAG GGATGACTTCCTGTCCAAGGGATTCAAATTAACGCTGTAA